From one Chlamydiifrater phoenicopteri genomic stretch:
- a CDS encoding single-stranded DNA-binding protein, with protein sequence MMFGYFAGYLGADPEERMTSKGKRVIVLRLAVRSRNGAKDETVWCKCNIWSDRYDKMLPYLKKGSAVIVAGDISLESYMGRDGNPQSSLVISVDSLKFSPFGGRSETREGESTPSASEGSMSVGFEGEALDNEAISDKEMYAGSQEQDYVCEDVPF encoded by the coding sequence ATGATGTTTGGGTATTTTGCTGGATATTTGGGTGCTGATCCTGAAGAAAGGATGACCTCAAAAGGTAAACGAGTAATAGTCCTTAGGTTGGCCGTTAGAAGCAGAAACGGCGCCAAAGACGAGACCGTCTGGTGTAAATGCAATATCTGGAGTGACCGTTACGATAAAATGCTTCCCTACCTTAAAAAAGGGTCCGCAGTTATTGTTGCCGGAGATATTTCCTTAGAGAGCTACATGGGTCGAGATGGTAATCCGCAGTCTTCATTAGTCATCAGTGTGGATTCTTTGAAGTTCAGTCCTTTCGGAGGGAGATCCGAAACTAGAGAAGGAGAGAGCACTCCTTCAGCTTCTGAAGGTAGTATGTCTGTCGGTTTCGAAGGAGAAGCTTTGGATAATGAAGCCATCTCTGATAAGGAAATGTACGCCGGTAGTCAGGAGCAAGATTACGTTTGTGAAGATGTGCCTTTCTAG
- the dcd gene encoding dCTP deaminase has product MSIKEDEWIRRMALEHGMIEPFSDGLVNIDAQTGEKLISYGLSSYGYDLRISREFKVFTNVYNSIVDPKEFSENTFISIVDDVCIIPPNSFALARSVEYFRIPRSVLTMCIGKSTYARCGLIVNVTPFEPEWEGYVTIEISNTTPLPAKVYANEGIAQVLFFEAENECSVSYAERNGKYQKQQGITIPFV; this is encoded by the coding sequence ATGAGTATTAAAGAGGATGAGTGGATCCGCCGAATGGCTCTCGAACATGGCATGATAGAGCCCTTTTCTGACGGCTTAGTAAATATAGATGCTCAGACCGGGGAAAAACTTATTAGTTATGGGCTCTCCAGCTATGGATACGACTTACGTATTTCGAGAGAGTTTAAAGTTTTCACGAATGTGTACAACTCTATTGTTGATCCTAAGGAGTTTTCTGAGAATACTTTTATCTCTATCGTGGACGACGTATGCATTATTCCGCCAAACTCTTTTGCCTTGGCTCGAAGCGTTGAATATTTTCGCATTCCCAGAAGCGTCCTAACGATGTGTATAGGAAAATCTACATATGCTCGCTGTGGATTGATCGTCAATGTTACACCCTTTGAACCTGAGTGGGAAGGCTACGTAACGATAGAAATTTCCAACACAACCCCCCTTCCAGCTAAAGTCTATGCAAATGAAGGCATTGCGCAAGTGCTTTTCTTTGAAGCAGAAAATGAGTGTTCTGTTTCCTATGCTGAAAGGAATGGAAAGTATCAAAAGCAACAAGGCATTACCATCCCTTTTGTTTAG
- the ruvB gene encoding Holliday junction branch migration DNA helicase RuvB yields MDERTAVFCGDKKFEFSLRPKGLKEFYGQPRLKERLDVFLHAAIQRKEPPGHCLFFGPPGLGKTSLAHIIAETLDGGLITASGPQLSKPSDLLGFLTNLQLGDVFFIDEIHRMSSVAEEFLYSAMEDFKIDVTIDSGPGARSVRVDIAPFTLVGATTKLGMISEALRTRFAFMGKLDYYSTEYLFQILNRSSGLLDVQAHEEALLEIASRSRGTPRLANNLLRWVRDYAQMRNGNVINRSVAEKALAMLLIDDWGLNEIDVKLLTTMIDFYQGGPVGIKTLAIAVGEDVRTVEEVHEPFLILKGLIKKTSRGRCVTDVAYRHLKKRRKKILGEG; encoded by the coding sequence ATGGATGAGCGAACAGCCGTTTTTTGCGGGGACAAAAAATTTGAGTTTTCCTTAAGGCCTAAGGGGTTGAAGGAATTTTATGGCCAGCCTAGGCTTAAAGAACGCTTGGATGTATTCCTTCATGCGGCCATTCAAAGAAAGGAGCCTCCAGGTCATTGCCTATTCTTCGGTCCTCCTGGGTTAGGAAAGACCTCTCTGGCTCATATCATCGCGGAGACTCTCGATGGAGGCCTCATAACCGCTTCAGGACCTCAGCTCTCTAAACCATCTGATCTCCTGGGATTTTTAACAAACCTTCAGCTCGGAGATGTTTTTTTTATTGATGAAATTCATCGAATGAGTTCTGTGGCCGAGGAGTTTTTGTACTCGGCTATGGAAGATTTTAAAATCGATGTTACCATCGATTCTGGTCCAGGAGCAAGGTCTGTCAGAGTCGATATAGCGCCGTTTACGCTCGTGGGAGCAACGACGAAATTAGGTATGATTAGTGAGGCTCTGCGTACGCGTTTTGCTTTCATGGGGAAACTTGACTACTACTCGACAGAGTATTTGTTTCAGATACTAAACCGTTCGTCAGGGCTCCTTGATGTCCAAGCTCACGAAGAGGCTTTATTGGAAATCGCTTCTAGATCAAGAGGGACGCCAAGATTGGCGAATAATCTACTGCGGTGGGTGCGTGATTATGCGCAGATGCGTAATGGGAATGTCATTAATCGTAGCGTAGCCGAAAAAGCATTAGCTATGTTATTGATAGATGATTGGGGTTTAAATGAGATAGATGTTAAACTCCTCACTACCATGATAGATTTTTATCAAGGTGGTCCTGTGGGAATTAAAACTTTGGCCATCGCTGTCGGAGAAGATGTCCGTACAGTAGAAGAGGTTCATGAGCCGTTCTTGATTCTAAAAGGGTTGATCAAGAAAACTTCTAGGGGACGCTGCGTTACCGATGTTGCTTACCGCCATCTAAAAAAGAGAAGAAAGAAAATTTTGGGAGAGGGATAG
- a CDS encoding SpoIID/LytB domain-containing protein has translation MKTLKHLVIGLLLFSSQVLQAEITASDQFVKQAVDQEPKVRVLVVGESTTALVEAKGAHRVFGNGKVLQTSFQGKRSAVHALYEGVRWGEEYPGVACLKVEPLEDGASLFVNGIQYKGAVYIHKTGRGCVIVTNELTIEDYLKSVLSVKYLMPLDKEALSACVILERTALYEKLLSVGENCFWHLVASTEGYGGYGVTRRSFGVEEAVDWTCRLVLDNEEGLSVDADSLLKNGVEHLAVEGLNARQILEKFYPQADFVVIDSWKDGEEFESLAMTAVSSF, from the coding sequence GTGAAAACTTTGAAACACCTGGTGATTGGTCTGTTGTTATTTTCGTCTCAGGTGCTGCAGGCAGAAATTACCGCTTCTGATCAGTTCGTTAAACAAGCTGTTGATCAAGAACCTAAGGTTCGCGTGCTGGTGGTGGGGGAGAGTACAACAGCTTTAGTCGAAGCTAAGGGGGCCCATAGAGTTTTCGGTAACGGGAAGGTCCTACAAACAAGTTTCCAAGGCAAGAGAAGTGCTGTCCATGCCCTCTATGAAGGAGTTCGTTGGGGCGAAGAGTATCCTGGAGTAGCTTGCCTGAAGGTTGAGCCTTTAGAAGATGGAGCGTCGTTGTTTGTCAACGGTATACAGTACAAAGGAGCTGTTTACATTCATAAAACTGGTAGGGGTTGCGTCATCGTTACAAATGAATTAACAATAGAGGATTATCTAAAATCAGTTCTCTCTGTGAAATATCTTATGCCTTTAGACAAAGAGGCTTTATCAGCATGTGTCATTTTAGAGCGTACAGCTTTATATGAGAAGTTGCTGAGTGTCGGAGAAAATTGTTTTTGGCATTTAGTAGCTTCTACAGAAGGATACGGCGGGTATGGCGTAACGCGAAGGAGCTTTGGAGTAGAAGAAGCTGTCGATTGGACCTGCAGACTGGTCTTGGATAATGAAGAGGGTTTAAGTGTAGATGCGGACTCCTTGCTGAAAAACGGTGTGGAGCATCTGGCTGTTGAAGGTCTTAATGCAAGGCAGATTCTAGAGAAGTTTTATCCTCAGGCGGATTTCGTTGTCATAGACTCTTGGAAAGATGGAGAGGAGTTTGAATCCTTGGCTATGACGGCTGTTTCGTCGTTTTAA
- a CDS encoding alpha-amylase family glycosyl hydrolase, producing MNTFFYDTQNPPLGCKKIRHGYFSFCIPSEKASEAYLVLADPEGRVLKEVPLKLLKASEKLWHIDLDAVPEDCLYGFRITTNQNPSQERPSYIADPFSTTLVTPTSFTEPPKSFHYIFSHLPKEELFNWDQDSPPKIPGNKTIIYEVHVRSFTNDPSSKTSSLGTFSGFVDKLPYLVDLGVTTVELLPIFEFNEREHPLCNPSTNKLCNYWGYAPINFFCPSRRYSKNSLSPALEFKSFVKEAHKVGIEVILDVVFNHTGSESLSPFSTLDKDSYYIMDSSGQHTNYSGCGNTFNSNSNQSIKFILKSLRYWVEEFHVDGFRFDLASCLLRATSGELLEFSPVLEKISNDPVISKVKLIAEPWDAAGGYHLGFFSSFSKQWSEWNGEYRDSVRAFLNGDKNFAEKFALSFMGSPHIFKNSPFDSINFVTCHDGFSLRDLVTYKNKHNTANGENNQDGSQVNYSQNFGVEGPSIDPEIQQIRNRQIKNFILTLMLSLGTPMILSGDEYGHTGEGNNNRWCHDSSLNYFLWDEQEKSSELFCFTKKSIALRKELEEIFSLGVSREFFWTNELGMVEDFIKPNPFLAVKISTPNHRIFLAFNTSEEEISFKIPETSAGFLEFTKIVDTKDGFLENRELLKSKEQNLPPHTVACYKSSKENS from the coding sequence ATGAATACTTTCTTTTACGACACACAAAACCCTCCTTTGGGCTGCAAAAAGATTCGTCATGGGTATTTCTCGTTCTGCATCCCTTCTGAAAAAGCTTCTGAAGCCTATCTAGTTTTGGCAGACCCTGAAGGAAGAGTTCTAAAAGAAGTTCCTTTAAAACTTTTAAAAGCTTCTGAAAAGCTATGGCATATAGATCTTGATGCGGTGCCGGAAGATTGTTTATATGGATTTCGGATAACAACAAATCAAAATCCTTCACAAGAGCGTCCATCTTATATCGCTGATCCGTTTTCAACTACTCTAGTTACTCCAACATCCTTCACAGAACCTCCCAAGAGTTTCCATTATATTTTTTCCCATCTACCTAAAGAAGAGTTGTTTAATTGGGATCAAGACTCTCCTCCCAAAATTCCTGGAAACAAAACTATCATCTATGAGGTTCACGTTCGATCCTTTACCAATGACCCCTCATCAAAAACTTCTTCTCTAGGAACATTTTCTGGGTTTGTAGATAAGCTTCCTTATTTGGTAGATCTAGGAGTCACAACGGTAGAGTTACTACCTATCTTTGAATTTAATGAACGAGAACATCCCCTATGCAATCCATCAACCAACAAACTCTGTAACTATTGGGGATACGCCCCCATTAACTTCTTCTGCCCTTCTAGACGATATTCAAAGAACTCTTTGTCTCCAGCTTTAGAATTTAAATCCTTTGTAAAAGAAGCACATAAGGTTGGAATAGAAGTTATCTTGGACGTTGTCTTTAATCACACTGGATCCGAATCTTTATCCCCCTTTTCTACTTTAGATAAAGACTCTTACTACATTATGGATTCTTCTGGGCAACACACCAACTATTCTGGATGTGGGAACACCTTTAATTCCAATTCAAATCAATCCATTAAGTTCATTTTAAAAAGTCTGAGATATTGGGTAGAGGAATTTCATGTTGATGGGTTTAGATTTGATCTAGCATCCTGTTTACTACGAGCAACCTCTGGAGAATTGTTAGAGTTTTCCCCTGTATTAGAAAAAATCTCCAACGACCCTGTTATATCTAAAGTCAAGCTTATAGCAGAACCTTGGGACGCTGCTGGAGGATATCACCTGGGCTTTTTCTCTTCCTTTTCCAAACAATGGAGTGAGTGGAACGGAGAGTATAGAGATTCCGTAAGAGCTTTTTTAAATGGAGACAAAAACTTTGCAGAAAAGTTTGCGCTTTCCTTCATGGGCTCTCCTCATATTTTTAAGAACTCCCCTTTTGACTCCATAAATTTTGTTACCTGCCATGATGGCTTTTCTTTGAGAGATCTTGTGACATACAAAAACAAACACAACACCGCCAATGGAGAAAACAATCAGGATGGCTCTCAAGTGAATTACAGCCAAAACTTTGGCGTAGAGGGACCCAGTATAGACCCCGAAATTCAACAAATAAGAAACCGACAAATAAAAAACTTCATTCTAACCCTTATGCTATCCCTGGGCACTCCTATGATATTATCTGGGGATGAATATGGGCACACTGGCGAGGGCAATAACAATCGCTGGTGCCACGATTCTTCCTTAAATTATTTCTTGTGGGACGAACAAGAAAAATCTTCGGAATTATTTTGCTTCACCAAAAAGAGCATTGCCCTAAGGAAAGAGCTGGAAGAAATTTTTTCCCTAGGAGTTTCCAGGGAATTTTTTTGGACAAATGAGCTAGGGATGGTAGAAGATTTTATCAAACCAAACCCCTTCCTAGCTGTCAAAATCTCGACTCCTAACCACCGAATATTTTTAGCGTTTAATACTAGCGAAGAAGAAATCTCATTCAAAATCCCGGAGACTTCCGCTGGTTTTTTAGAGTTTACTAAAATTGTAGATACGAAGGATGGATTCTTAGAAAATAGGGAGCTTTTAAAGTCAAAAGAACAAAACCTCCCCCCCCATACTGTAGCTTGCTATAAGAGCAGCAAAGAAAACTCTTAA
- a CDS encoding type III secretion chaperone Slc1: MSRQNAEENLKNFAKELKLPDVAFDQNNTCILFVDGEFSLHLTYEEHSDRLYIYSPLLDGLPDNPQRKLALYEKLLEGSMLGGQMAGGGVGVAVKEQLILMHCVLDMKYAETNLLKAFAQLFIETVVKWRTVCGDIAAGREPSVDTMPQMPQAGGGIQPPPSGIRA, encoded by the coding sequence ATGTCAAGGCAAAATGCAGAGGAAAATCTAAAGAATTTTGCTAAAGAATTAAAGCTTCCCGATGTTGCTTTTGATCAGAATAACACATGCATTTTGTTCGTTGATGGGGAGTTCTCTTTGCATCTTACTTACGAAGAGCACTCTGATAGGTTGTATATCTATTCCCCACTGTTAGATGGATTGCCCGATAATCCTCAAAGGAAACTGGCTCTCTACGAAAAGCTATTAGAAGGATCCATGCTAGGAGGGCAGATGGCCGGAGGCGGTGTGGGAGTCGCTGTTAAAGAGCAGCTGATACTTATGCACTGTGTTTTGGATATGAAATATGCCGAGACTAATTTGTTGAAAGCTTTTGCTCAGTTGTTTATAGAAACCGTAGTGAAGTGGAGAACAGTTTGTGGCGATATTGCTGCTGGGAGAGAACCTTCTGTTGATACTATGCCACAGATGCCTCAAGCCGGTGGAGGAATACAACCTCCTCCTTCAGGAATTCGTGCGTAA